A window from Candidatus Rickettsiella viridis encodes these proteins:
- a CDS encoding D-alanyl-D-alanine carboxypeptidase family protein, with protein MFKIRSFTPLITGLILTLFMPMVKADPIIPITAPGTINTAPQQPTLTPIPPNINAKAYLLMDAYSGSILASGNIDERVSPASLTKMMTSYVISMALKEGRIHPEELVTISEAAWKTGGSKMFVKVGDKVPVSQLMQGIIVDSGNDACVAMAEYVAGSQEAFVSLMNQAAARLGMNHTHFMDVDGLPDANHYSTARDMGILARALILDFPEDYKWYSQKWFSYNGIKQPNRNRLLWRDANVDGIKTGHTNEAGFCLAASGLKNNMRLITIVMGAPSDEMRAQDSQKLLTYGFRFFESQKLYSANTKLATPRVWFGKNSQVNVGLARDLYATLPTGQNKTPTTKMVFTSHLIAPIKKGDVVGQINVVFNDKPIATVPLVALENLPKGGVWRSLVDHTSLWFHKAKA; from the coding sequence ATGTTTAAGATACGTTCTTTCACCCCTCTCATTACGGGCTTAATCCTCACGTTATTTATGCCCATGGTTAAAGCGGATCCAATTATCCCTATTACGGCGCCTGGTACTATCAATACAGCGCCGCAACAACCCACGCTAACGCCTATTCCACCCAACATAAATGCAAAGGCTTATTTATTAATGGATGCGTATAGTGGGAGTATTTTGGCCAGTGGTAATATTGATGAGAGGGTATCGCCTGCTAGTCTAACGAAAATGATGACTTCTTATGTTATCTCGATGGCATTAAAAGAAGGGCGCATTCATCCTGAGGAGTTAGTGACGATTAGTGAAGCGGCTTGGAAAACAGGTGGCTCAAAGATGTTTGTTAAAGTGGGTGATAAAGTGCCTGTTAGTCAATTGATGCAAGGGATTATTGTTGACTCCGGTAATGATGCTTGTGTAGCAATGGCAGAATATGTAGCAGGTAGCCAGGAAGCTTTTGTGAGTCTCATGAATCAAGCGGCAGCTCGGTTAGGAATGAATCATACGCATTTTATGGATGTAGATGGATTACCGGATGCTAATCATTATTCTACTGCACGTGATATGGGTATTTTGGCCCGAGCACTTATTCTAGATTTCCCAGAAGATTATAAATGGTATTCACAAAAATGGTTTTCCTATAATGGGATTAAACAACCTAATCGTAACCGCTTATTGTGGCGTGATGCCAATGTTGATGGTATTAAAACCGGGCATACCAATGAAGCAGGTTTTTGCTTAGCGGCGTCTGGACTGAAAAACAATATGCGTTTAATCACTATCGTGATGGGTGCTCCATCGGATGAAATGCGTGCGCAAGATAGTCAAAAGTTATTGACCTATGGGTTTCGTTTTTTTGAGTCCCAAAAACTTTATAGCGCGAATACGAAATTAGCGACACCGCGCGTTTGGTTTGGTAAGAATTCTCAAGTCAATGTAGGTCTAGCACGAGATTTATACGCTACTTTACCTACAGGGCAAAACAAAACGCCCACCACTAAAATGGTATTTACATCTCATTTAATAGCGCCTATTAAAAAAGGTGATGTAGTTGGTCAAATTAATGTAGTATTCAATGATAAGCCTATTGCAACTGTTCCGCTTGTTGCGCTAGAAAATTTGCCTAAAGGGGGGGTGTGGCGCAGCTTAGTTGATCACACAAGCTTGTGGTTTCACAAAGCAAAAGCATAA